In Puniceicoccus vermicola, one DNA window encodes the following:
- a CDS encoding MFS transporter: MNMTKALLLPLLLLSHLAHSAETATPIQQPEGRSGSFVIHGEFDPAETPHNGKIATRIHGTITVGAEKTTGNWKVTLEPIATPLTLVYLQLKNTESIREVRGADLRGWGLQQKEDGATLGLAFSPSQTPEGRTIEILTSHEQSLPWESAKFLQISPLFEGLSRASVEFHTPPGIGLQFQAGNNVRSLENPTVHYASFALDGFPYELSASARQVPINPFTIENYTLRTEFTPSGPRHLWSGTITVHSDDGVELPLLRGAIALSEAPDTDDYTIQASPGNVRLKFPRAGSYAVELPFTVKVQESVDGGSLAFTPAEGTVRHFEAVNQSDERLVLTVAGVTRLLTESESTESFPLDREGTVRMNWTRGAGNTSAKKFFTVDGATTITVAKGALEQDTRFAYSLTQGAMQDVRLNVDGPADILDLTGPSIRDWSVRDTGDGTREILVQFSEAQSGQFLLRAKMMEILSAFPVEVEPTRLSPVGAQRFSGFLRIDFDAETKIDIAGTNGLLQVAPNLFPSARFDFSNSPGNRPAIAFRHGSADYSLSLRAEAVTPELFQSVVILYETDFSGIHLSADFDVEIREAAVSTIPIEIPEDFMVLSVSGGDVKDYQLIEENGKNLIQIYLNGEIKGRTAFGIEMERPGSFEPRPLAVHPVTIPDANLVRGFVGLGTVEGIRIQIDQTENLTEIASAFLPRFQDRASFAWRMQQEDWTLSASLSAVEQSIRLDTFRLLTLAEETLYGSAIFNFAVTGAPLTELQFELPAGYDNPDFQGEGLRSWTLKDRTATLRFQSPLSGAFTILATYESPITRDTLFPTTGPTPLLKADEQGFLAFVSHFPFEIARQEKSGTLTRIEARDLPEEWRLLYSSPLIAAFRYENENPELSVALRSLPGIESIQQNIESLQAQTRINPNGELITELDLTLRSIQRPYLALETPEGSRIWETRVAGQAVTPVTDGSRTLIPLPATTGPDGTLLVSLTTANPGDPSSKMQISLPVFPAPVQDFTWTVRADGSVVPAFQDGLLDPINLPQPLSLQGFVFAIGLLLFGIGIMGMVLLVRLAIRVPFWWKRFLIGIAICTCAFIAFLGAILALETNLVQGHPTPLPEQLEFSGKVLPAAESIHATVVLTEPDGSRGFHPSIPWLVAGVVLLAGAFALRRNRPAALALSSAGLALIFFASATSFPASWPLLWIGVIAVVAQILVAGRFRWAGRGKASVLLALIALGVGNPPDLSAAQAESITHDLTLQANRLSGETRIEWKATTGETLALAPAGTRVTAIDYEADAIELVRTTEGALLARAKSDGTHSIRMEALWEPQVDGNSRTVTLAVGPALIQKAILHGKQLERITLESKEAVDIRESDDGQSLELSFRVGTLPDLSWAPAKRDPAKEPLRFFSESKHVYVPISGVVIGEHRFNLSFAQGQSSAFSINIPESQIVTHVEANRGHTWQFNPETGMLQILTSEPVSAPFTIRVVTEMVKSNLPYETILEIPRVADVESSLGSVLLATPSEVEVTGVTPTAMSPGGNDSAIDPSLVQIVGETLSVRERFRFGKDEPSLTFTARGVETEIHIESRQNLSLGEDRTLLSFQGTATVEKAGLFSMRFAVPAPFDVENISATNLAYWTKDATEDGLEIILHFQQKVLGKLQLALTFSGPGADRLKDGPLPAIRFDRVARESGLYQISPELGLKVTVDLQSAALQVDPQSQGIRKPGGHLIRLLSKDWQASYSIEKLSPWIETQSLARVTVDSSRVEHRTVFALDIENAGVKELLLTVPKDHSSLVVEHPHLSHFRQESPDDPSIWKVVFDRRIIGTSSLTVHYFTEAVPENEDWALDLPYLQNSDRSTAYASVFTNPRLDLTPDPSAENNRALWTNIPERLRGRTQAPASGLVFRLTEPGQPIHFTVRNLGESESLLKARVLAVNARSILAETGITLTETVVRLQTQSQRYLPIRIQEETTLWSAFVNGQNVRLWEDGDEILIPLAKSSVPGAETEVRLITATRDHPLSRTSTETQNLSLPDLGLPLENIEWLVHAPQEWRVPMDTLETTLNLAGIVTQHPDHPGVMPNQTITDNNIDSARELYGLGNSLLQQGKTQDANRAFESAYNLSLNDASFNADALVQWNEVRKQQALSGLNQRRSKVANVSGNVNAMAQMENQSGAIPVQSAQSAEGLAAVVQQLIEQQNAALPSPAQFDLTVPAATQFIRLQRVVAVDPWAELYVSFQTEPTRQPADEGSWWIALVAFILLGALGCGISRKKE; encoded by the coding sequence ATGAACATGACTAAAGCCCTCCTCCTCCCGCTCCTCCTTCTTTCGCATCTGGCTCACTCCGCCGAGACGGCGACGCCGATCCAGCAACCCGAAGGCCGTTCGGGAAGCTTCGTCATCCACGGAGAGTTCGACCCCGCCGAGACTCCCCACAACGGAAAGATCGCGACTCGTATCCACGGCACCATCACCGTCGGAGCCGAAAAGACCACCGGCAACTGGAAGGTGACTCTGGAGCCCATCGCGACTCCGCTGACCCTCGTTTACCTCCAACTTAAAAACACCGAGTCCATCCGCGAGGTGCGCGGGGCGGACTTGCGCGGTTGGGGTCTCCAGCAAAAGGAGGATGGTGCAACTCTCGGACTCGCCTTCTCCCCCTCACAAACTCCCGAAGGTAGAACCATCGAGATCCTCACCTCCCACGAGCAGTCGCTCCCCTGGGAATCGGCGAAGTTTCTCCAGATCTCCCCACTTTTCGAAGGGCTCTCTAGAGCTTCGGTCGAGTTCCACACTCCACCCGGAATCGGCCTTCAATTTCAAGCAGGCAACAACGTCCGCTCCCTAGAGAACCCGACCGTCCATTACGCATCATTCGCTCTCGACGGGTTTCCCTACGAACTCTCGGCATCCGCCCGACAGGTTCCCATCAATCCTTTCACCATCGAGAACTATACCCTCCGCACGGAATTCACTCCGTCCGGCCCCCGTCATCTCTGGAGCGGAACGATCACCGTCCATTCCGACGATGGAGTCGAGCTGCCCCTTCTCCGCGGTGCCATCGCCCTCTCCGAAGCCCCGGATACGGACGACTACACGATCCAGGCCTCTCCGGGTAATGTCCGGCTCAAGTTTCCCCGCGCCGGAAGCTATGCGGTCGAGCTTCCATTCACCGTCAAGGTCCAGGAAAGCGTCGATGGCGGCTCGCTCGCCTTTACCCCAGCCGAGGGAACGGTCCGCCATTTCGAAGCGGTCAACCAGTCGGATGAGCGACTGGTGTTGACGGTCGCCGGAGTGACGCGCCTCCTTACGGAATCGGAATCCACCGAAAGTTTCCCCCTCGACCGCGAAGGCACGGTTCGGATGAACTGGACCCGCGGCGCCGGCAACACCAGCGCGAAAAAGTTTTTCACCGTCGATGGCGCGACTACCATCACCGTAGCCAAGGGTGCGCTCGAGCAGGATACCCGCTTCGCCTACTCCCTCACGCAAGGGGCAATGCAGGACGTTCGCCTCAACGTGGACGGCCCCGCCGACATTCTCGACCTAACCGGACCCTCCATTCGTGACTGGTCGGTTCGCGATACCGGAGATGGCACCCGCGAGATCCTCGTTCAGTTCTCCGAGGCGCAAAGCGGACAATTTCTCCTCCGGGCAAAGATGATGGAGATCCTCAGCGCCTTTCCCGTCGAGGTCGAGCCCACCCGCCTTTCGCCCGTGGGAGCTCAGCGCTTCAGCGGTTTCCTTCGGATCGACTTCGACGCTGAAACCAAGATCGATATCGCCGGAACCAACGGCCTTCTCCAGGTCGCGCCCAACCTCTTTCCCTCGGCCCGCTTCGATTTCAGCAATTCGCCCGGCAATCGTCCCGCGATCGCCTTCCGCCACGGATCCGCCGACTACAGCCTTTCCCTTCGGGCCGAAGCGGTCACTCCGGAACTTTTCCAATCCGTCGTAATTCTCTATGAAACCGACTTTTCCGGAATCCACCTCTCCGCGGACTTCGACGTGGAGATCCGCGAGGCCGCGGTTTCTACGATTCCCATCGAGATCCCCGAGGATTTCATGGTTCTCTCCGTTTCCGGCGGAGACGTGAAGGATTACCAGCTGATCGAGGAAAACGGGAAAAACCTCATCCAGATCTACCTGAACGGCGAAATCAAAGGACGCACCGCCTTCGGGATCGAGATGGAACGCCCCGGCTCCTTCGAACCGCGCCCACTCGCCGTCCATCCCGTGACCATCCCGGATGCAAACCTGGTGCGCGGGTTCGTCGGACTCGGCACGGTGGAAGGCATCCGCATCCAGATCGACCAAACCGAGAACCTCACCGAGATCGCTTCCGCTTTCCTTCCCCGGTTTCAGGACCGCGCCTCCTTCGCCTGGCGCATGCAACAAGAGGATTGGACTCTTTCCGCCTCACTCTCCGCAGTCGAGCAATCCATCCGCCTCGACACCTTCCGCCTCCTGACTCTGGCCGAAGAAACGCTCTATGGCAGTGCGATCTTCAACTTCGCGGTGACCGGAGCCCCATTGACCGAACTTCAATTCGAATTGCCCGCGGGCTACGATAATCCGGACTTCCAGGGAGAAGGCCTCCGCAGCTGGACCCTCAAAGACCGGACGGCGACCCTACGGTTCCAATCCCCGCTTTCCGGAGCGTTTACCATCCTCGCCACGTACGAATCCCCGATCACTCGCGACACCCTCTTTCCCACGACCGGACCCACTCCTCTTCTCAAGGCTGACGAGCAGGGATTCCTGGCCTTCGTCTCCCACTTCCCGTTCGAAATCGCACGGCAGGAAAAATCCGGAACCCTCACCCGGATCGAAGCACGGGATCTTCCCGAGGAATGGCGTCTTTTATATTCCTCTCCACTGATCGCCGCCTTCCGCTACGAGAACGAGAATCCGGAGCTCTCGGTGGCACTCCGATCCCTTCCCGGTATCGAATCGATCCAGCAGAACATCGAAAGCCTTCAGGCCCAGACCCGAATCAACCCCAACGGCGAACTCATCACCGAGCTGGACCTGACCCTGCGCAGCATTCAGCGACCTTACCTCGCCCTCGAAACCCCGGAAGGATCCCGGATCTGGGAAACCCGCGTGGCCGGTCAAGCCGTCACTCCGGTGACCGACGGCAGCCGCACTTTGATCCCCCTGCCCGCCACGACCGGACCCGATGGAACCCTTCTCGTATCGCTGACCACCGCCAACCCCGGCGATCCCTCCTCGAAGATGCAAATCTCCCTCCCCGTCTTTCCCGCCCCGGTTCAGGACTTCACCTGGACGGTCCGGGCCGACGGATCCGTAGTGCCCGCCTTCCAAGACGGCCTCCTCGACCCGATCAACTTGCCGCAACCTCTTTCCCTGCAGGGCTTCGTCTTCGCCATCGGACTCCTCCTCTTCGGGATCGGCATCATGGGAATGGTCCTCCTGGTGCGGCTCGCCATCCGAGTCCCCTTCTGGTGGAAGCGGTTCCTCATCGGCATCGCGATCTGCACCTGTGCCTTCATTGCCTTCCTCGGGGCCATCCTCGCCCTCGAGACGAATCTGGTTCAGGGTCACCCGACCCCTCTCCCCGAGCAGCTTGAGTTCAGCGGAAAAGTTCTCCCCGCCGCCGAGTCGATCCACGCCACCGTGGTCTTGACCGAACCAGACGGTTCCCGGGGATTCCACCCGAGCATCCCATGGCTCGTTGCAGGCGTCGTCCTTCTCGCCGGAGCCTTTGCGCTTCGTCGCAACCGCCCTGCGGCCCTCGCCCTCTCCTCCGCCGGGCTCGCCCTCATCTTTTTCGCCTCCGCCACCTCCTTCCCGGCAAGCTGGCCCCTCCTCTGGATCGGAGTCATTGCGGTGGTGGCCCAAATTCTCGTTGCCGGACGTTTCCGTTGGGCTGGCAGAGGAAAGGCTTCCGTCCTGCTCGCCCTAATCGCACTCGGAGTCGGAAACCCGCCCGACCTATCGGCCGCTCAAGCCGAGAGCATCACCCACGACCTGACGCTGCAGGCGAACCGCCTGTCCGGAGAGACCCGGATCGAGTGGAAGGCCACCACCGGAGAAACCCTGGCGCTCGCCCCGGCCGGAACCCGGGTAACTGCCATTGATTATGAAGCGGACGCCATTGAACTGGTCCGCACAACGGAGGGCGCTCTGCTCGCCCGGGCCAAGAGTGACGGCACCCATTCAATCCGGATGGAAGCGCTCTGGGAACCTCAGGTCGACGGCAACTCCCGCACCGTAACCCTCGCCGTCGGACCCGCCTTGATCCAGAAAGCCATCCTCCACGGCAAGCAATTGGAACGCATCACCCTCGAGTCGAAAGAGGCAGTCGATATCCGAGAAAGCGACGACGGCCAAAGCCTCGAACTGAGTTTCCGGGTCGGCACCCTCCCCGATCTCTCTTGGGCCCCCGCGAAGCGCGATCCGGCCAAAGAGCCCCTACGTTTCTTCAGCGAATCGAAACACGTCTACGTCCCGATCAGTGGCGTCGTCATCGGAGAGCATCGCTTCAATCTCTCCTTCGCCCAAGGACAGTCCTCGGCCTTCTCCATCAACATCCCCGAATCGCAAATCGTCACCCACGTCGAGGCGAACCGCGGCCACACATGGCAATTCAATCCCGAGACAGGAATGCTGCAAATCCTCACCTCCGAACCGGTGTCGGCACCGTTTACCATCCGGGTCGTGACCGAGATGGTGAAATCCAACCTCCCCTACGAGACCATTCTTGAAATCCCTCGCGTCGCCGACGTGGAATCGTCTCTCGGCTCCGTTCTCCTCGCCACGCCCTCCGAGGTCGAAGTGACGGGAGTGACGCCGACGGCGATGTCGCCGGGCGGCAATGACAGCGCAATTGATCCATCCCTCGTGCAAATTGTGGGGGAGACTCTCAGCGTCCGCGAACGCTTCCGGTTCGGGAAGGACGAGCCCTCGCTCACCTTCACCGCCCGCGGAGTCGAGACGGAGATCCACATCGAATCCCGCCAAAACCTCTCGCTCGGCGAGGACCGGACCCTCCTCAGCTTCCAGGGAACCGCGACCGTTGAGAAGGCCGGACTCTTCTCCATGCGCTTTGCGGTCCCGGCACCCTTCGATGTCGAAAACATTTCCGCGACAAACCTCGCCTACTGGACCAAGGACGCCACGGAGGACGGTCTCGAGATCATTCTCCATTTCCAGCAAAAAGTCCTCGGCAAACTCCAGCTCGCGCTCACCTTCAGCGGCCCGGGGGCCGACCGACTCAAAGACGGACCGCTCCCCGCCATTCGGTTCGACCGGGTTGCCCGCGAGTCCGGCCTTTACCAGATCTCCCCCGAGCTGGGGCTCAAGGTCACGGTCGACCTGCAGAGCGCCGCCCTTCAGGTTGACCCCCAGAGTCAGGGCATCCGCAAACCGGGCGGACACCTGATCCGGCTCCTCTCTAAAGATTGGCAAGCGTCTTATTCGATCGAGAAACTCAGTCCGTGGATCGAAACCCAAAGTCTTGCCCGCGTCACCGTCGACTCGAGCCGCGTCGAACACCGAACCGTCTTCGCCCTCGACATTGAGAATGCCGGGGTCAAAGAACTCCTGCTCACCGTCCCGAAAGACCACAGCTCCCTCGTCGTCGAGCATCCCCACCTTTCGCACTTCCGCCAAGAGAGCCCCGACGATCCGTCGATCTGGAAAGTTGTTTTTGACCGCCGCATTATCGGCACCTCTTCCCTCACGGTTCATTACTTCACGGAAGCGGTTCCGGAAAACGAGGACTGGGCCCTAGACCTCCCCTACCTCCAGAACTCCGACCGATCCACCGCTTACGCCTCCGTATTCACGAACCCAAGACTCGACCTCACCCCGGATCCGTCGGCCGAGAACAACCGTGCGCTCTGGACCAACATTCCCGAGCGTCTTCGCGGCCGGACCCAGGCCCCCGCCTCCGGGCTGGTCTTCCGCCTCACCGAACCCGGACAGCCCATCCACTTCACCGTCCGCAATCTCGGCGAATCGGAGTCTCTTCTCAAAGCCCGCGTCCTCGCCGTCAACGCCCGCAGCATCCTCGCCGAGACGGGGATCACCCTCACGGAGACTGTCGTTCGCCTGCAAACCCAGAGTCAGCGCTATCTCCCGATCCGTATTCAGGAGGAGACGACTCTCTGGTCCGCCTTCGTCAACGGGCAGAACGTGCGCCTCTGGGAAGATGGCGATGAGATCCTCATTCCACTGGCGAAGAGCTCAGTCCCCGGCGCGGAAACAGAGGTTCGCCTAATCACCGCCACGCGTGACCACCCGCTCTCGCGGACTTCCACCGAGACCCAAAACCTATCTCTTCCGGATCTAGGCCTCCCCCTCGAAAACATCGAGTGGCTGGTTCACGCGCCCCAGGAGTGGCGGGTGCCCATGGACACGCTTGAGACCACCCTGAACCTCGCCGGTATCGTGACCCAGCATCCCGACCACCCGGGGGTAATGCCAAACCAGACAATTACGGACAACAACATCGATTCGGCCCGGGAACTCTACGGTCTCGGGAACTCGCTACTTCAGCAAGGGAAGACCCAAGACGCCAACCGGGCCTTCGAGTCCGCCTACAACCTCTCGCTCAACGACGCCAGCTTCAACGCCGATGCCCTCGTCCAGTGGAACGAGGTGCGCAAACAGCAAGCCCTCTCCGGCCTCAACCAACGGCGTTCCAAAGTCGCCAACGTCTCTGGCAACGTCAACGCCATGGCCCAAATGGAGAACCAAAGCGGAGCCATCCCCGTCCAGTCCGCCCAATCGGCAGAAGGCCTCGCCGCTGTTGTCCAACAATTGATCGAACAACAGAACGCGGCCCTTCCCTCGCCCGCCCAGTTCGACCTCACCGTGCCCGCAGCCACCCAGTTCATCCGCCTCCAGCGCGTAGTCGCCGTAGATCCCTGGGCCGAACTATACGTAAGCTTCCAAACCGAACCCACCCGCCAACCCGCAGACGAAGGCAGTTGGTGGATCGCGCTGGTTGCCTTTATCCTCCTGGGAGCACTGGGCTGCGGGATCTCCCGGAAGAAGGAATAG